A window of the Polaribacter sp. HaHaR_3_91 genome harbors these coding sequences:
- a CDS encoding fibronectin type III domain-containing protein, which yields MKKKIFITFSILFCVPFLWAQKIEIKPYLQDAEPTSIKIMWQTDFGEESIVYWGTKKNKLKNKASGTSFDINFTEKRVHEVVITDLTRFTTYFYKVQTGKAVSEVYQFKTPPFAGGSKKINLVAMSDMQNDWQHPTKFQEIVEEGVLPYFKKNFEGDISDNLAMVVIPGDLVVTGSTFNQWEEHFFKQSEKLFSQVPVYPVPGNHERNSDYFFKYFSLPKNGSPEYAEHWWFKDYANTRIIGLDSNDGYRNIKQQLTWLKELLAKTAQNDSIDFVFAQLHHPHKSELWIPGEEDFSGKVVELLENFTKESNKPSLHFFGHTHGYSRGQSKEHKHLWVNVASAGGAIDNWGEFEGRDYDEFTVTQDEYGFVLATIDPDKENPSFTLKRISRGNNIEFRNNELRDSITVFKKTIQPKTPVLVGFSKEEQPIYKVVLKANSFTSDKKDAFHAGANWQVSTTEDFAKPTYDSWKQHENWYYRENRQKDDDLTDEILDRKLQNDTTYFVRVRYRDQFLNWSNWSAIKTFKTIK from the coding sequence ATGAAAAAAAAGATATTCATTACATTTTCTATATTGTTTTGTGTTCCGTTTTTGTGGGCGCAAAAAATAGAGATAAAACCTTATTTACAAGATGCAGAACCTACTTCTATTAAAATTATGTGGCAAACTGATTTTGGAGAAGAATCTATTGTTTATTGGGGAACAAAAAAGAACAAGTTAAAAAATAAAGCTTCAGGAACTTCTTTTGATATTAATTTTACAGAAAAAAGAGTGCATGAAGTTGTAATAACAGACTTAACAAGGTTTACAACCTATTTTTATAAAGTACAAACAGGTAAAGCCGTTTCTGAAGTATATCAATTTAAAACACCTCCTTTTGCAGGCGGCTCTAAAAAGATAAATCTAGTTGCTATGAGCGATATGCAAAATGATTGGCAGCATCCAACAAAATTTCAAGAAATTGTAGAAGAAGGAGTTTTACCTTATTTTAAAAAGAATTTTGAAGGCGATATTTCAGACAATCTTGCAATGGTGGTAATTCCAGGAGACTTGGTAGTTACTGGCAGTACTTTTAATCAATGGGAAGAACATTTTTTTAAACAATCAGAAAAATTATTTTCTCAAGTGCCTGTGTATCCAGTTCCTGGGAATCATGAACGGAATTCAGATTATTTCTTTAAGTATTTTAGCCTTCCTAAAAACGGAAGTCCAGAATATGCAGAACATTGGTGGTTTAAAGATTATGCTAATACCAGAATTATTGGTTTAGACTCTAATGATGGTTATCGAAATATAAAGCAACAATTAACTTGGTTAAAAGAGCTTTTGGCTAAAACAGCCCAAAATGATTCGATAGATTTTGTTTTTGCACAATTACATCATCCACATAAATCTGAACTATGGATTCCTGGTGAAGAAGATTTCTCAGGAAAAGTGGTAGAATTATTAGAAAACTTTACAAAAGAATCCAACAAACCAAGTTTGCACTTTTTCGGACACACACATGGCTATTCTAGAGGACAATCTAAAGAACACAAACACTTATGGGTAAATGTTGCTTCCGCCGGAGGTGCAATTGATAATTGGGGCGAATTTGAAGGTAGAGATTACGACGAATTTACAGTAACACAAGACGAATATGGTTTTGTTTTAGCAACCATAGATCCAGATAAAGAGAACCCTTCTTTTACCTTAAAAAGAATAAGTAGAGGTAATAATATTGAATTTAGAAATAACGAATTAAGAGATAGTATTACGGTTTTTAAAAAAACGATTCAGCCAAAAACACCTGTTTTAGTTGGTTTTAGCAAAGAAGAACAACCTATTTATAAAGTAGTTTTAAAAGCAAATTCTTTTACAAGTGATAAAAAAGATGCTTTTCATGCAGGAGCAAATTGGCAAGTATCTACCACAGAAGATTTTGCAAAACCAACTTATGATTCATGGAAACAACATGAAAATTGGTATTACAGAGAAAACCGACAAAAGGATGATGATTTAACGGATGAGATTTTAGATAGAAAATTACAAAATGATACCACCTATTTTGTTCGTG